From the Acidicapsa ligni genome, one window contains:
- a CDS encoding OmpA family protein, translating to MRFLNMAIVVAIFGASAALAQQKASDPSLITPRFDLGIGYNYTGANAPPGGCPCFSMQGAFISGNVQVNHWIGFTGKVTGGHATDISALGQNLTLTTFLGGPKVSLQRHRIVPFGEFLVGGARGTGSYFPTATSSTSSASSFAFSAGGGLDINLTRHLAIRAIDAEYLHTGFPNAVQGTQNQIEIGTGVVFKFGGHEKPQEIAKPKPLQPMSEFSLTCSASQPRVDQGRPVDIVGRAFTVPDLLDVRYSWTTTGGVIHGEGRLITIDTAGLSPGDYQVSGHAALVSDAEAVANCVATFHIEKGVEQAPPAQEINIAPPASEADEQAFREHVKDAFFNYDTYDLRPDAKASLAADAQYLNAHPAMNITIGGYSDERGSTEYNLALSLKRATSARDALEAAGVSSSRMQVISYGKEKPFCTEQNESCFQQNRRAQLTLNK from the coding sequence ATGCGCTTTCTGAATATGGCAATCGTAGTAGCAATTTTCGGAGCTTCTGCTGCCCTCGCGCAGCAGAAGGCTTCGGATCCTTCCCTTATCACTCCACGCTTCGACCTCGGAATTGGATACAACTACACCGGAGCGAATGCACCGCCGGGAGGGTGCCCATGTTTCAGCATGCAGGGCGCCTTTATCTCCGGCAATGTTCAGGTGAACCATTGGATCGGCTTCACCGGAAAAGTCACAGGCGGTCATGCGACTGACATCAGCGCCCTGGGGCAGAACCTTACCCTGACGACTTTCCTGGGCGGCCCGAAGGTATCTTTGCAGCGGCATCGCATTGTTCCCTTCGGAGAGTTTCTCGTTGGAGGAGCGCGAGGAACCGGCTCCTACTTCCCAACCGCTACGTCCAGTACTTCGAGCGCATCGAGTTTTGCCTTCTCTGCGGGTGGCGGCCTCGACATTAATCTCACGCGTCATCTTGCCATCCGCGCGATCGATGCGGAGTACCTGCATACGGGCTTTCCCAACGCGGTGCAGGGAACGCAAAACCAGATTGAAATTGGAACCGGCGTAGTCTTCAAATTCGGTGGGCATGAGAAGCCTCAGGAAATTGCGAAACCAAAGCCGCTGCAACCCATGTCCGAATTCAGCCTGACCTGCAGCGCGTCCCAGCCAAGAGTGGACCAGGGGCGCCCAGTGGACATCGTAGGGCGAGCCTTTACGGTGCCTGACCTGCTGGATGTTCGCTACAGTTGGACGACGACCGGTGGAGTCATCCACGGAGAGGGCCGCCTGATCACAATCGACACGGCAGGCCTGTCTCCTGGCGACTACCAGGTCTCCGGACATGCAGCTCTCGTATCCGACGCAGAGGCCGTTGCAAACTGCGTAGCCACGTTCCATATCGAGAAGGGCGTCGAACAGGCTCCTCCAGCCCAGGAAATCAACATCGCGCCACCGGCATCCGAAGCGGATGAGCAAGCCTTCCGCGAGCATGTGAAGGATGCATTCTTCAACTACGACACGTATGATCTGCGCCCAGATGCAAAAGCCTCACTCGCGGCGGATGCACAGTATCTGAATGCCCATCCGGCAATGAACATCACGATTGGCGGATATTCAGATGAGCGTGGATCGACAGAATATAACCTGGCTCTCAGTCTGAAACGTGCCACCTCGGCACGCGATGCACTGGAGGCTGCTGGTGTGTCGTCATCCCGCATGCAGGTCATCAGCTACGGCAAGGAGAAGCCGTTCTGCACGGAACAGAACGAAAGCTGCTTCCAACAGAATCGCCGTGCGCAACTCACGTTGAACAAATAG
- a CDS encoding putative bifunctional diguanylate cyclase/phosphodiesterase yields the protein MRRMMSRCVLEGIPRKVSAMATGRVFACGIFPILPGVAQPHLVPQLHFSAFSVWWLMFTVAFAALSVAMAILLQRRITLYRLQSRLDEDRDRLTSVLNERHVTRLQNETLREEIQERKRMEAQVRHLAFHDNLTGLGNRTYLLESIEKALKSPQGRFKVETFLIYLDLDQFKAVNEMLGHRDGDLLLQEIARRLQKFTRAEDIVARIGGDEFCILFERLHGIDQAKHIAERILGSIEEPLPLDFTYLPLTASIGICKIEARYAEGEDVLRDADTAMHRAKRSGGNRYVVYDSAMHDEALSVIQTTLQLRSAIDNNEFVLYHQPLIDMRDMSINGVESLIRWNHPKRGLLFPGSFIQLAEETGYIVPMGAWTLRQACQDIRVMRQAFKKDLLLSLNVSSRQLDDPAFISKLMAHIQSSDANPGLLQLEITESVFLKDPEKAGALFREVRAMGVKVALDDFGTGYSSLSYLQRYPVDTLKIDQSFVRDMRKGSFNRSIVQLLIDLAHGAGMRVIAEGVEDIEHAESLMSLGCYFAQGYLFSRPIPMDALLDLMKWGIRLPQAEALRYTPANQG from the coding sequence ATGAGAAGAATGATGTCGCGGTGTGTGCTGGAGGGGATTCCACGCAAAGTCTCAGCAATGGCAACAGGACGAGTCTTTGCCTGCGGAATCTTCCCGATACTGCCTGGCGTCGCGCAACCGCATCTCGTGCCGCAGCTTCATTTTTCGGCATTCTCTGTTTGGTGGCTTATGTTCACCGTAGCGTTCGCCGCATTGTCTGTAGCGATGGCCATCTTATTGCAGCGTCGAATTACCTTATACAGACTTCAATCCAGGCTGGACGAGGATCGCGATCGCCTCACCTCGGTACTGAATGAGCGGCATGTCACCAGGCTGCAGAATGAAACATTGAGAGAAGAGATTCAGGAACGCAAGCGGATGGAAGCCCAGGTGCGCCACCTTGCCTTCCATGACAACCTCACCGGCCTTGGCAACCGTACTTACCTGCTGGAGTCCATCGAGAAGGCCCTGAAGTCACCCCAGGGCAGGTTCAAGGTTGAAACGTTTTTGATTTATCTCGATCTGGATCAATTTAAGGCAGTAAACGAAATGCTTGGGCACCGCGATGGCGATCTGCTTTTGCAGGAAATAGCACGCCGCCTCCAAAAATTTACCCGCGCTGAGGATATCGTGGCACGCATCGGAGGAGATGAGTTCTGCATTCTTTTCGAGAGGCTGCATGGCATTGATCAGGCAAAGCATATTGCGGAGAGAATATTGGGGTCCATAGAGGAACCGCTGCCGCTCGATTTCACTTATCTACCTCTGACTGCGAGTATCGGAATATGCAAAATCGAAGCGCGATATGCAGAGGGGGAAGATGTATTGCGCGACGCGGATACTGCCATGCATCGTGCAAAACGAAGCGGCGGAAACCGCTACGTGGTGTATGACAGCGCGATGCATGATGAGGCGTTGTCTGTAATTCAAACGACGCTGCAGCTTCGATCTGCGATTGATAATAATGAGTTTGTGCTCTATCACCAGCCATTGATTGACATGCGGGACATGTCGATCAACGGAGTGGAATCCCTCATACGATGGAACCATCCCAAACGAGGTTTATTGTTTCCCGGTTCGTTTATCCAGCTTGCTGAGGAGACGGGATACATTGTGCCGATGGGTGCGTGGACTCTGCGACAGGCATGCCAGGATATCCGAGTCATGCGGCAGGCGTTCAAAAAGGATCTGCTGTTGAGCTTGAACGTATCCAGCAGACAGCTGGATGATCCGGCCTTTATATCCAAGTTGATGGCTCACATTCAGAGTAGCGATGCAAATCCAGGGCTCCTTCAGCTCGAAATCACAGAAAGCGTGTTTCTAAAAGATCCGGAGAAAGCTGGCGCTCTCTTTCGCGAGGTTCGAGCGATGGGAGTGAAGGTAGCTTTGGATGATTTTGGTACAGGATACTCTTCGCTCAGTTATCTGCAGAGATATCCTGTCGATACGCTGAAGATAGACCAATCGTTCGTGCGCGATATGCGTAAGGGATCATTCAATCGCAGCATCGTGCAGTTGCTTATAGATCTGGCCCACGGCGCGGGTATGAGGGTGATTGCAGAGGGCGTCGAAGATATAGAGCATGCTGAGTCCTTGATGTCTCTCGGATGTTATTTCGCGCAGGGCTATCTCTTCAGCCGGCCGATACCGATGGATGCACTTTTAGATTTGATGAAGTGGGGCATCCGCCTTCCGCAGGCAGAGGCATTGCGGTACACCCCGGCAAACCAGGGATAA
- a CDS encoding Flp family type IVb pilin, which produces MNNLKVALKRLMADESGQDLIEYALIAALVGLASVTALSGLATAITTEFGTISTAITGAKA; this is translated from the coding sequence ATGAACAACCTGAAAGTTGCATTGAAAAGACTGATGGCGGATGAATCAGGCCAGGACCTGATTGAATATGCCCTCATTGCGGCCCTGGTTGGGCTGGCTTCCGTAACGGCTCTCAGCGGTTTGGCTACCGCAATTACAACCGAGTTCGGAACCATTTCGACAGCCATCACCGGCGCCAAGGCCTAG
- a CDS encoding A24 family peptidase has protein sequence MSYLNHAQSRLITLMHDIAFGDISTGPEDSTVHIGNQFVYCAAGFICAVIAAIYDLAVRRIPNYLTGAGLVVGLIIHFSLDGWRGALTSGSAALIAGVIFFIFFMAGGMGGGDVKLMAAVACLSGLQNLAYLLILTSLAGGVMAVLMALMHGSLKHTIGNVFSLANHHLHKGLAPHPNLNVDNNSTLRLPYGVAIAVGSFLTFYLQRVQN, from the coding sequence ATGTCCTATCTCAATCATGCGCAAAGTCGTCTTATAACTCTGATGCACGACATTGCTTTCGGCGACATATCAACCGGCCCTGAGGATTCAACCGTGCATATCGGCAATCAGTTCGTCTATTGCGCCGCAGGTTTTATATGTGCAGTGATCGCTGCCATCTATGACCTGGCAGTTCGCAGGATACCCAACTATCTAACGGGGGCCGGGCTGGTTGTAGGTTTGATCATCCACTTCAGTCTCGATGGGTGGAGGGGAGCGCTTACATCGGGTTCAGCTGCACTGATTGCAGGGGTGATCTTTTTCATATTCTTCATGGCAGGTGGAATGGGCGGAGGCGATGTAAAGCTCATGGCCGCGGTTGCCTGTCTCAGCGGGCTGCAGAATCTCGCATACCTCTTGATCCTCACCTCCCTTGCAGGCGGAGTCATGGCAGTCCTGATGGCGCTCATGCATGGATCGTTAAAACACACGATAGGCAATGTGTTTTCGTTAGCGAATCATCACCTGCACAAAGGTCTGGCGCCTCATCCCAATCTGAACGTCGATAACAACTCGACGTTACGGCTCCCATATGGAGTTGCCATTGCTGTAGGCAGCTTCCTGACGTTTTACCTACAGAGAGTTCAGAACTGA
- the cpaB gene encoding Flp pilus assembly protein CpaB: MTTRRLMVALIIAVVVSGFFTLWFGKRIASTHTNGPARLSYMATAHEVEAGQTLRAEDLKPIDWPSAIPLVGTFTKPQDVVGRTVLYPLASGEPILDKQLAAPGSGAGLSRKVPDGMRALSLKSDQVVGVAGFLFPGTHVDVLVTYVVPASNSPITSTVLQNAEILAAGLKMEPDPKGQPAPVDVVTLLVSPEDAQRVVLASTQGRVHFVLRNGRDNEQVKEQPVQMSALGQVADARSPVKAKPVKKSSEAQAPAKYSVQVLNGDKSTMESF, translated from the coding sequence ATGACTACACGCCGTCTGATGGTTGCTCTGATTATTGCAGTCGTAGTGTCTGGATTCTTCACGCTGTGGTTCGGCAAAAGAATAGCCAGTACGCATACGAATGGACCAGCCCGCCTGTCGTATATGGCCACTGCGCATGAAGTAGAAGCAGGACAAACTCTTCGCGCCGAAGACCTGAAACCAATTGACTGGCCAAGCGCTATTCCCCTGGTCGGCACCTTTACCAAACCTCAGGATGTGGTGGGCCGCACCGTGCTCTACCCACTGGCTTCCGGCGAGCCCATTCTGGATAAGCAGCTCGCAGCACCGGGCTCAGGCGCTGGCCTGTCGAGAAAAGTTCCCGACGGCATGCGCGCTCTTTCGCTCAAGTCAGATCAGGTCGTCGGTGTCGCAGGCTTCCTGTTTCCGGGAACGCATGTCGACGTCCTCGTAACTTATGTAGTGCCAGCTTCAAATTCGCCGATAACTTCCACAGTGTTGCAGAATGCGGAAATATTGGCGGCCGGTCTCAAGATGGAGCCCGATCCGAAGGGGCAACCCGCGCCTGTCGACGTTGTGACTCTTCTCGTATCTCCCGAAGATGCGCAGAGAGTCGTTCTCGCCAGTACGCAGGGTCGCGTGCACTTCGTGCTGAGAAATGGCCGAGACAATGAACAGGTGAAAGAGCAGCCGGTGCAAATGTCCGCACTAGGTCAGGTCGCGGATGCCAGGTCTCCTGTAAAAGCAAAGCCCGTTAAAAAATCCAGCGAAGCGCAAGCTCCCGCCAAATACAGTGTGCAGGTCTTAAACGGAGATAAATCGACGATGGAGAGTTTCTAA
- a CDS encoding type II and III secretion system protein family protein, which translates to MIIRPRTSVCIFIRLSSVLALTIALSAASGQSVASKQVTPAIAEVVSDVSNFSSVAPSEKPLHVVVGRSVFIYTKHRLTRVYVTNPAILSAYVASPNQLLVTSKTAGLSSLVVWDETGESQPYLVSSDLDLDKLRSSISESMHGEDIHVEGDGNRIILSGVASGSGVSDAAIKLAGLYSKDISDAMVINSAHVPQVKLKVRIVEVDRAKLTQFGFNFFSAGGNNLAQTTTTQFPSTLTASTSGTGSSTSSNSSSVGNKTVSISNPLNFLLYNSSLNVGAMLQDLQNMSILQILAEPTLTTLSGKEASFLSGGEFPFPVVQGIAGGLTSISIQFRPYGVKLDFTPEVNVDGTIQLKIAPEVSALDYTNAVTIDGYQIPAISTRRADTEVVLKSGQSFAISGLLDRRTTDAYGRTPGFSSIPILGQLFKSKSLNHSTTELIVIVTPEVVNPMEEGGPIKEPVLPVPTMDPTAFDTGLPKTKKDN; encoded by the coding sequence ATGATCATCAGACCTCGCACAAGCGTTTGTATTTTCATTCGGCTCTCATCGGTTCTCGCGTTAACCATCGCACTGTCCGCAGCCTCTGGGCAAAGCGTTGCAAGTAAGCAGGTAACTCCAGCCATAGCAGAAGTTGTTAGCGATGTCTCTAACTTCTCCAGCGTCGCTCCCTCTGAAAAACCACTTCACGTCGTCGTCGGCAGATCTGTGTTTATCTACACAAAACATAGACTCACGCGTGTGTACGTTACGAACCCAGCTATCCTCTCAGCGTATGTGGCCAGTCCAAATCAACTGTTGGTAACATCGAAAACCGCCGGACTCAGCTCACTGGTCGTATGGGATGAGACCGGAGAATCGCAGCCATATCTTGTTTCATCCGATCTGGATCTCGACAAGCTTCGCTCCTCGATCAGCGAGTCCATGCATGGCGAAGATATTCACGTGGAAGGCGACGGAAATCGAATCATCTTATCTGGAGTGGCCAGTGGAAGCGGAGTTTCAGACGCGGCCATAAAGTTGGCTGGTCTATATTCCAAAGATATTTCCGATGCCATGGTCATCAATTCAGCCCATGTCCCGCAGGTAAAGCTAAAAGTGCGCATTGTCGAAGTCGACCGTGCCAAGCTCACCCAGTTTGGGTTTAACTTTTTCAGCGCCGGCGGCAATAACCTAGCTCAGACTACGACGACGCAATTTCCATCGACGCTGACTGCCTCAACATCGGGGACAGGAAGCAGCACATCAAGTAACTCATCGAGCGTAGGGAACAAGACAGTATCAATTTCCAACCCGCTAAACTTCCTGCTCTATAACTCATCCCTCAACGTCGGCGCGATGCTGCAGGATCTACAGAATATGTCCATTCTGCAAATCCTCGCCGAGCCGACACTGACGACACTTAGCGGTAAAGAAGCAAGTTTTCTTTCAGGTGGTGAGTTTCCGTTCCCTGTCGTTCAGGGTATTGCGGGTGGTCTTACCTCAATCAGTATTCAATTTCGTCCGTACGGAGTTAAGCTCGATTTCACTCCTGAGGTTAACGTGGATGGAACGATCCAGCTAAAGATAGCGCCTGAAGTTAGCGCTCTCGATTACACCAATGCCGTCACGATCGATGGATACCAAATTCCAGCGATCTCTACGCGCAGGGCTGACACCGAGGTCGTACTCAAAAGCGGGCAGAGTTTTGCAATCTCCGGTCTCCTGGATAGAAGAACAACAGATGCCTATGGCCGGACTCCCGGCTTCTCGAGCATTCCTATTCTCGGTCAGCTATTCAAATCTAAATCACTCAATCATTCAACAACAGAACTGATCGTGATCGTCACTCCGGAAGTTGTCAATCCTATGGAAGAGGGCGGTCCAATCAAGGAGCCAGTGCTCCCTGTACCGACAATGGATCCAACAGCTTTTGACACTGGACTTCCAAAAACCAAGAAAGACAACTAG
- a CDS encoding AAA family ATPase translates to MSFPSNKLESPEPVLISVCADQKTIDQLEATMVKRFWKNGLSIFDSYIFSAKRPYFSPLIKSADACIAFVDFDKSEELAVEATQYLTQIFAGRITIIAIAKSDSPDKILVAMRAGCTDFLTTPLQEIDLTTIFDRLERQWLSTRWFPPQTGSVLSFFGVKGGAGSTTLAVHVAAYLAKYHNKKTLLIDHHPELGHVCVYLGMDGTRYQFQELIRNVNRLDSELLHGFVIKHASGLDVLSSPDTSVGKNYLDEEAVAKTLDFLRSEYDYIIIDCNIDCEEHNLPVISASQHIYMVSTQEVGSIRNLSRYIDRFSLLDAPLEKLQIVLNHISSSDAIQVDQIEKAMKLPIAIRIPNSIEFVRAANLGEPLFVDGKSSLTGKLVKWVEAIAGSPPPLEAASVKKSKTLMSMWK, encoded by the coding sequence TTGTCATTCCCAAGTAACAAACTCGAAAGTCCTGAGCCAGTGCTGATCTCGGTCTGCGCGGACCAAAAGACCATCGACCAGCTTGAAGCAACGATGGTAAAGAGATTCTGGAAGAATGGATTGTCCATTTTTGATTCCTACATCTTCTCTGCCAAGCGGCCTTACTTCAGTCCACTGATCAAGTCTGCGGATGCATGCATCGCCTTTGTGGATTTCGATAAGTCAGAAGAGCTTGCTGTCGAAGCCACACAGTATCTCACGCAGATATTTGCAGGCAGAATCACCATCATCGCAATTGCCAAAAGTGACAGCCCCGACAAGATACTTGTCGCAATGAGAGCAGGCTGCACAGATTTTCTCACCACGCCACTGCAGGAGATCGATCTTACAACTATCTTCGATCGTCTGGAGCGGCAATGGCTTTCCACCCGCTGGTTCCCGCCTCAGACCGGTTCTGTGCTTTCTTTCTTTGGTGTTAAAGGCGGAGCAGGATCCACCACCCTAGCTGTACACGTGGCCGCCTATCTGGCCAAGTACCATAACAAGAAAACCCTGTTGATTGACCATCACCCTGAGCTTGGCCACGTGTGCGTTTATCTCGGCATGGATGGAACCAGGTATCAGTTTCAGGAATTAATCCGAAACGTAAATCGCCTTGATAGCGAGCTCCTGCATGGCTTCGTAATCAAGCACGCAAGCGGATTAGATGTGTTGTCTTCTCCCGATACATCTGTTGGGAAAAACTATCTGGACGAAGAAGCTGTAGCAAAGACATTGGATTTTCTTCGAAGCGAATATGACTACATCATCATTGACTGCAATATAGATTGCGAAGAGCACAATCTCCCTGTCATCTCCGCCTCGCAGCATATCTACATGGTGTCGACGCAAGAGGTCGGTTCTATCCGAAACCTATCGCGTTACATCGATCGATTCTCCCTGCTGGATGCGCCGCTTGAGAAGCTCCAAATCGTTCTCAATCACATTTCTTCATCTGACGCCATTCAGGTCGATCAGATTGAAAAGGCAATGAAATTGCCCATCGCAATACGCATTCCCAACAGCATTGAGTTTGTTCGAGCCGCCAATCTCGGCGAACCTCTCTTCGTCGATGGAAAGTCTTCCCTTACTGGCAAGCTGGTCAAATGGGTTGAGGCCATCGCAGGTTCGCCACCACCACTGGAAGCAGCCTCAGTCAAAAAAAGCAAGACGCTCATGTCCATGTGGAAGTAA
- a CDS encoding CpaF family protein, with protein MKTNSIEAVTEKPQSPVGRSVRGVPEALQQQIKSAVHKELIKRLDLDKLSEFNQTRAGQQQLFTLIQRLLTEHGVPLSSAERDKLAQEVVDEVFGLGPIEPLLHDPTVSDILVNTHNSIYVERRGLLEKTNIVFKDNRHLMHIIDKIVSAVGRRVDESSPMVDARLADGSRVNVIIPPLAIDGPVLSIRRFGNSPLTADDLLRSHTLTIPMLDLLQGAVEARVSIVISGGTGSGKTTLLNVLSSFISASERIVTIEDSAELLMRQEHVVRLETRPPNVEGHGAVRQRELMINALRMRPDRIVLGEVRGEEALDMLQAMNTGHDGSLTTIHSNSPRDALSRMETMSMMGDIRLPERAIKAQIASAIQLIVQIARMSDGSRRITHITELTGAFNETISMNDLFLFEKKGLTPAGKIKGRFYSTGIIPRFHEKLIAAGFSLPQGLINHSVEV; from the coding sequence ATGAAGACGAATAGCATCGAAGCCGTAACAGAAAAACCCCAGTCTCCAGTAGGCCGCTCTGTGCGAGGCGTACCGGAGGCGCTTCAGCAGCAGATTAAATCAGCAGTACACAAAGAACTCATCAAACGTCTTGATCTCGACAAGCTGAGCGAGTTCAATCAAACACGCGCAGGACAGCAGCAATTGTTTACGCTGATTCAACGCCTGCTCACCGAACATGGCGTTCCTCTGAGCAGCGCAGAACGCGACAAACTTGCACAGGAAGTAGTAGACGAAGTGTTCGGACTGGGGCCTATCGAGCCACTCCTGCACGATCCCACTGTCAGCGACATCCTGGTGAATACGCATAACTCAATTTATGTCGAGCGGCGTGGGCTTCTCGAAAAGACCAATATTGTTTTCAAAGACAATCGACATCTGATGCACATCATCGACAAGATTGTTTCGGCGGTAGGCCGCAGGGTCGATGAATCCTCACCGATGGTGGATGCGCGCCTGGCGGATGGTTCGCGCGTGAACGTAATCATTCCACCACTTGCTATCGATGGTCCTGTTCTTTCAATACGGCGTTTCGGTAACTCGCCACTAACTGCCGACGACCTTCTTCGTTCACATACGCTGACGATACCCATGCTTGATCTGTTGCAGGGGGCAGTCGAAGCTCGTGTCAGCATTGTCATCTCCGGTGGCACAGGCTCAGGAAAGACCACGCTCCTCAACGTACTGTCGTCATTTATTTCAGCCTCCGAACGCATCGTCACCATTGAAGATTCCGCTGAGTTGTTGATGCGGCAGGAGCATGTTGTCCGGTTGGAGACGCGCCCGCCGAACGTCGAAGGACACGGCGCCGTACGTCAGCGAGAGCTGATGATCAATGCTCTTAGAATGCGGCCTGATCGCATTGTGCTCGGTGAGGTACGTGGTGAAGAAGCGCTCGACATGCTTCAAGCGATGAATACAGGCCACGACGGATCACTCACAACCATCCACTCCAACTCCCCGCGCGATGCGCTATCGCGTATGGAAACAATGTCGATGATGGGCGACATTCGACTGCCCGAACGTGCGATCAAGGCCCAGATCGCCTCTGCTATTCAACTGATTGTGCAGATCGCGCGCATGAGTGACGGTAGCCGCCGCATAACTCACATCACCGAGCTGACCGGTGCGTTCAACGAAACCATCAGCATGAACGATCTCTTCCTGTTCGAGAAAAAAGGACTAACTCCGGCCGGAAAAATCAAAGGCCGCTTTTACTCGACAGGCATTATTCCGCGATTCCACGAGAAGCTCATCGCCGCAGGTTTCTCTTTGCCGCAGGGCCTCATCAACCACTCGGTAGAAGTGTAG
- a CDS encoding type II secretion system F family protein yields MLLIGVVFTFGLIVIFAIVALMTRPTAQQNAADRRLTEILGSNSAFDKTASRTSSGLLVAEQKDTGKFALVVLKTRIGRYLEKLILQSQVQISVPRILQATAALVICVGTAVWFLTAMLFVAIVAALLAGYIPIAYLRFQKEKRLTAFSQALPDCIETCARSLRAGHSVVASLDIVAGQAQEPAKTEFAEVFKKQNYGLPLRDALLQMLDRVPSADLHVMVTAFLVQRDTGGNLVDILDRLVSVIRDRLRIQREVRIQTAQGRMTGWILCLLPVFLLIVINFLNPGYSTILFHEPAGRKMLYVGIALLLCGGWIIRHIINGIEV; encoded by the coding sequence ATGCTTCTGATCGGTGTAGTTTTCACCTTTGGCTTGATCGTCATCTTCGCCATCGTCGCTCTAATGACGCGACCGACGGCCCAGCAGAACGCCGCCGATCGTCGACTGACAGAGATCCTCGGATCGAATTCCGCCTTTGACAAAACTGCTTCTCGAACAAGTTCAGGCCTCCTTGTTGCGGAGCAAAAAGACACTGGAAAATTCGCCCTTGTCGTTTTGAAGACAAGAATAGGGCGCTACCTTGAGAAGCTGATCCTCCAGAGCCAGGTACAAATTTCTGTCCCGAGAATTCTGCAGGCTACTGCAGCGCTTGTTATCTGTGTCGGTACAGCCGTCTGGTTTCTTACTGCAATGCTTTTCGTTGCGATTGTGGCGGCTCTTCTCGCAGGCTATATACCGATAGCCTATTTACGCTTTCAGAAAGAGAAGCGCCTTACCGCCTTCAGCCAGGCTCTTCCCGACTGTATCGAGACTTGTGCACGCTCACTCCGGGCCGGGCACTCCGTCGTGGCATCCCTGGATATCGTTGCGGGTCAAGCTCAGGAACCAGCTAAAACGGAGTTCGCTGAAGTCTTCAAAAAGCAGAATTACGGACTCCCGTTACGCGACGCTCTACTGCAGATGCTTGACCGCGTTCCATCCGCGGATCTCCATGTCATGGTCACCGCATTTCTCGTGCAAAGAGATACCGGTGGCAACCTCGTAGATATACTCGATCGCCTTGTTTCTGTCATCCGGGATCGTCTTCGTATTCAACGCGAGGTCAGGATACAGACAGCGCAAGGGCGCATGACCGGGTGGATACTCTGTCTTCTTCCCGTCTTCCTGCTGATAGTAATCAACTTCTTGAATCCCGGATATTCAACAATACTTTTCCACGAACCAGCCGGCAGAAAAATGCTCTATGTCGGAATAGCTCTTCTGCTCTGTGGGGGATGGATCATTCGTCACATCATCAACGGGATTGAGGTCTAG
- a CDS encoding type II secretion system F family protein: MLQILFIAALGITAFCVAGLVVIPVLLRPGKEAQRAMEIVKSDRPDSRVISAKERFEDGLLNIAHDVRTRLGLTISAKSIERLAAAGYRNASAPDFFFAAQCLTPLAALFGGSFMPHDTLFWVFIFGALGYLAPGIWLSEKAKRRRERIRRSLPDTIDLLVICVDAGLGLDQALLRTTEEIVRNHPDLQEELTRVHLEQRAGRPRLETWQNLSDRAKVPELSAFVSMLTQADRFGTPIAKTLSTFADDIRMKRRQRIEEIAAKTKVKIIFPLVFFIFPCLFIVLLGPAYLTILGGLKGLAK; encoded by the coding sequence ATGCTTCAAATTTTATTTATCGCCGCACTAGGAATAACCGCTTTCTGTGTCGCCGGGCTCGTGGTCATTCCCGTCCTGTTGCGGCCCGGCAAAGAAGCACAACGCGCAATGGAGATCGTGAAAAGCGATCGCCCAGACAGTCGCGTTATCAGTGCCAAAGAGCGCTTTGAAGATGGATTGCTCAACATCGCGCACGATGTACGCACTCGTCTTGGTCTTACCATAAGTGCCAAATCCATTGAACGTCTCGCAGCCGCAGGTTATCGCAACGCATCTGCTCCGGATTTCTTCTTTGCCGCACAGTGCCTCACGCCTCTTGCAGCCTTGTTTGGCGGCAGCTTCATGCCGCATGACACCCTCTTCTGGGTATTCATCTTTGGAGCCCTGGGTTATCTGGCGCCGGGTATCTGGCTATCGGAGAAAGCAAAGCGCAGGCGCGAGAGAATACGCCGCAGTCTTCCCGACACTATCGATCTGCTCGTGATCTGCGTCGATGCAGGGCTCGGGCTGGATCAGGCGTTGCTCCGCACTACGGAAGAGATCGTTCGCAATCATCCCGACCTTCAGGAAGAGTTGACCCGCGTGCATCTTGAGCAGCGCGCCGGGCGTCCACGATTGGAGACATGGCAGAACCTGTCCGACCGCGCCAAGGTTCCCGAACTCTCCGCCTTCGTCAGCATGCTCACCCAGGCAGACAGGTTCGGAACACCAATCGCCAAGACCCTGAGCACTTTCGCCGACGACATCCGCATGAAGCGTCGTCAGCGCATAGAAGAGATAGCGGCCAAGACAAAAGTCAAGATCATCTTTCCGCTTGTCTTCTTCATCTTTCCCTGCTTGTTTATCGTTTTGCTCGGCCCCGCGTATCTCACAATCTTGGGCGGACTCAAGGGTCTCGCCAAATAA